Within the Alteromonas sp. M12 genome, the region TCGTTCCAAACGTTATGTTGAGCAAATCAATACCGACTACTTACCTGCATATTCTATGGTTAATCTGCGCAGTGGTATTCGCGCCGATAACTGGTCAATCGAATTGTACGTCAATAATTTGTTTGATGAAGACTCTCCTGCAGGCGCAGTGCGCTTTTTTGATGGACGCATCTCAGGTATGTCTTACAACACTAGTGTTCGCTTGCGTGAACCAAGAACCGCTGGAATTAATCTAGCCTACAGTTTCTTTTGATTAGTGCTTTAAGAGGTATTAAGTATTATGAATATAACTAAGTCTGTTTTGCACCTTATTGGTGTGTTGGTTTTAAGCGTTTGTATTAATGGTTGTGTTAAAACGGAAGCTGAAACTCAAATAGCGTCACAAACTAATCCTAAGCCGAATATTATTTTTATTCTGCTAGACGATTTAGGCTACGGTGATGTGGGGTATTTAGGGTCTGAGATTAAAACGCCTAATATAGACGCGTTGGCCAATCAAGGCGTGGTTATAAGTCATAGTTATGCTTATCCCATATGCAGCCCCACTCGGGCTGCTTTAATGACCGGAAAAAACCCTCTAGGGTTTGGCATTGATGGGCCAATGGAAAACGATGCTATGCTGCCTGAGAGCCTGACAACTATGCCTGAGATGTTTCGGGATGCAGGTTACCAAACCTGGATGGTAGGGAAATGGCATTTAGGCATGGCTAAGAAGTCTGCAATGCCCCACAACCGAGGATTTGATGATTTTTATGGTTTCCTAGGTGGTTTTGTTGATTTCTATACTCATGTGTATTTTGGTGGTCTTGATTGGCAACACAATGACACCTCACTGCGAGAAGAAGGACATGCCACTGATTTGTTAGCCCACAAGGCAATCGAAAAAATCCAAAATTATAACAACGATGCTCCCTTTTTCATGTATTTATCATTAAATGCACCACATACGCCTTTGCAATATGTGCCTGAGCCAATTTACGACTATAGCGCGATACCATCGGCTGACCGTCGTGTATTTGCTGACATGACATCTCATGTTGATCAGCGTATTGGTGAAGTACTTCAAGCACTTGAAGACAAAGGTATTGCCGACAACACCTTAGTGGTATTTATGAGCGATAATGGAGGTAACTTGGAAGCGGGAGCGAACAACGGCCAACTGTTAAAAGGCAAAGCTAGCGCCTACGAAGGCGGGGTTCGTGTACCTACCATTGTGCGCTGGCCAGCAGGTTTGAGTAAGAAGAATATTGCAGAATCACCACTTTTTACGCAAGACTGGCTGCCCACTTTACTAGACGCCGCGGACATCCAATATGATCCATCTAATTTTGATGGTCAGAGTATGTTTACGCTGTTAAAAACAGGAACCACAGACAATACTCAAAGGACAGTTTTACTTGGTACGGCAAAATCAAAAGCCGTGTATCAGTGGCCGTTTAAACTGATAAAAGAAGGTACTGATACCTTGTTGTTTAATCTGCTAGAGGACGAATTTGAACAACATAATTTAGCCGCAATGCACCCAGGTTTAGTAGCTGCCTTGTCAAAACAGTTAACCTCAAGAACAGCGCTCCCTTCAAAAGCGGCGAAAGGTCCTCCTCCAGAATCGCTTTTCTATGGACCTGACGGTAACTTTATCTACGATATACGTAAACCCGAAACCCGTGCTCCTTGGGTGGAAACAGCAGAATAATAATTAGCTAACAGGTGCAGTAATGAATTCAGAATACACTCAAGACGTCGCGTTTAATTCAGATTTTGGTGCATTACAAACACCTGTTCACATCACTACTGCAGCCCTACTATCGGGTTGGCCTGCACATAAATTTGCAGGCCATTTTCGGTATTTAGATTTAGCTTGCGGGAATGGACATACCTTAACGCTATTAGCGGATGCCTACCCCGAAGCTGAGTTTGTTGGAGTAGACATCAATCCAACACACATTGAACAAGGGCAAACACTCGCCCGCCAAGCAAATTTAAAAAATCTACAATTTTTCTGCAGCGATATAGCCGATGCTGGGCAATTAAACCTGAAGGAGTTTGATTATTGCACGGCCAGTGGCGTATTTTCGTGGCTCGATGAAAAACGCCAAACAGATTTATTCGATGTTGCGACCCGTGCACTTGCACAAGGAGGCTTATTCTTTTTAGATTACT harbors:
- a CDS encoding arylsulfatase, translating into MNITKSVLHLIGVLVLSVCINGCVKTEAETQIASQTNPKPNIIFILLDDLGYGDVGYLGSEIKTPNIDALANQGVVISHSYAYPICSPTRAALMTGKNPLGFGIDGPMENDAMLPESLTTMPEMFRDAGYQTWMVGKWHLGMAKKSAMPHNRGFDDFYGFLGGFVDFYTHVYFGGLDWQHNDTSLREEGHATDLLAHKAIEKIQNYNNDAPFFMYLSLNAPHTPLQYVPEPIYDYSAIPSADRRVFADMTSHVDQRIGEVLQALEDKGIADNTLVVFMSDNGGNLEAGANNGQLLKGKASAYEGGVRVPTIVRWPAGLSKKNIAESPLFTQDWLPTLLDAADIQYDPSNFDGQSMFTLLKTGTTDNTQRTVLLGTAKSKAVYQWPFKLIKEGTDTLLFNLLEDEFEQHNLAAMHPGLVAALSKQLTSRTALPSKAAKGPPPESLFYGPDGNFIYDIRKPETRAPWVETAE